In a single window of the Thiohalophilus sp. genome:
- a CDS encoding molybdopterin-dependent oxidoreductase: MNIFQSLISRRRFLQATGTTAAAGAVSSSGMLSGLLTEAQAQDTAGAATASGKAVITKNICHQCPARCGIDVYTTDGRVHAIWGSSEHPISNGKLCPKGPLGTYILYDPDRYKGPMKRTNPKKGRNEDPKFVPISWEEALDTVAARLNKLRDAGESHRFSLCFGRGWGAADAGILGTFAELYGSPNVGIGHSSMCSDGSELSKYATDGNNSYSAYDYKNSNMLLMFGVGFLEAFRPYNNNMQVWGYIRGEKVPKTRITAIDVHMNTTLAGADRALLVKPGTDGALALAIAHVILTEGLWEKSFVGDFYDGVNRFKPGQYVDPGSFNEKWVRGLVDWWNTELKDRTVVWAAEVTTLYERDILATAREFGSTRPAIALFERGVHAHSNGILNGMAVHSLNALVGSLFAEGGLMYQMGPSYGAPPADAADYLDEYAKNGPWRDKPRIDLQGHEDGYLMAKNMLQELGPNSLAGKPYKLDTIMFYLTNPIWTAPNGKVWEDALRELFVIETSPFPSETAMFADLILPEHTYLERLQDAPTYPFQGWPMAQLRVPAIKPLYDTRFFGDMVFEIGKRIKGPMGDYYKAMDSSENLLRHLAKGFEQDPGDNGVNSFESWKEKGVWYKKRYLWRQIDGDFFEWDGSGYNKPMRPEAVKAELFKTVSGRFEFRSSWLEQHGDWIADKTGRDQNKLMFPHWEEPKHPGGGDLYMVTPKVALHAEGRGGNLPVAIANMQPALGGRNTVYIEINPVTARERGIDDGDRVRIKSAIGSIEGFCKYFEGVRPDTLVFPMEHGHWAHGRWAKGRLPGHSGEITVNQSDRITGQCNYYTTKVSIERA; the protein is encoded by the coding sequence ATGAATATTTTTCAGAGTCTGATTAGCCGCCGGCGCTTTCTGCAGGCGACCGGCACCACGGCCGCCGCCGGCGCGGTCAGCAGCAGCGGCATGCTGTCGGGACTGCTCACCGAGGCGCAGGCCCAGGATACTGCCGGGGCCGCGACCGCGTCGGGTAAGGCGGTGATTACCAAAAACATCTGCCATCAGTGTCCGGCCCGCTGCGGGATCGATGTGTACACCACCGACGGGCGGGTACATGCGATCTGGGGGAGTTCGGAGCACCCCATCTCCAATGGCAAGCTGTGTCCCAAGGGGCCGCTTGGCACTTACATTCTTTATGACCCGGATCGTTACAAGGGTCCGATGAAACGGACCAATCCGAAAAAGGGCCGTAACGAGGATCCGAAATTCGTGCCCATCAGCTGGGAGGAGGCGCTGGACACGGTCGCGGCGCGCCTCAACAAGCTGCGTGACGCCGGTGAATCGCATCGCTTTTCGCTCTGTTTCGGTCGCGGCTGGGGGGCCGCCGACGCCGGTATCCTCGGGACGTTTGCCGAACTGTATGGCTCACCGAATGTGGGGATCGGCCATTCATCCATGTGTTCCGACGGCAGCGAGCTGAGCAAATACGCGACCGATGGCAACAATTCCTACAGCGCTTATGACTATAAGAATTCTAACATGCTGCTCATGTTTGGCGTGGGCTTTCTCGAGGCGTTCCGCCCTTATAACAACAATATGCAGGTCTGGGGGTATATCCGCGGGGAAAAGGTCCCCAAGACACGCATCACGGCGATCGATGTGCATATGAATACCACCCTGGCCGGCGCCGATCGTGCCCTGCTGGTCAAGCCCGGGACGGATGGCGCGCTGGCTCTGGCGATTGCCCACGTGATTCTGACCGAAGGGCTGTGGGAAAAATCGTTTGTCGGGGATTTTTATGACGGCGTCAACCGGTTCAAGCCGGGACAATACGTCGATCCCGGCAGCTTCAATGAAAAATGGGTGCGGGGTCTGGTCGACTGGTGGAACACCGAATTGAAGGATCGGACCGTCGTCTGGGCGGCCGAGGTTACCACCCTGTACGAACGCGACATTCTCGCCACCGCGCGCGAGTTCGGCAGCACGCGTCCCGCCATCGCTCTGTTCGAACGCGGCGTACACGCACATTCCAATGGCATCCTCAACGGCATGGCGGTGCACAGTCTCAATGCCCTGGTCGGCTCGCTGTTCGCCGAGGGCGGGTTGATGTACCAGATGGGACCGAGCTACGGCGCCCCGCCGGCCGATGCCGCCGATTACCTGGACGAGTATGCCAAAAACGGTCCGTGGCGCGACAAACCGCGTATCGATCTGCAGGGTCATGAAGACGGCTATCTGATGGCCAAGAACATGTTGCAGGAGCTGGGGCCCAATTCCCTGGCCGGCAAGCCCTACAAGCTCGATACCATCATGTTCTATCTGACCAATCCGATCTGGACCGCACCCAATGGCAAGGTCTGGGAGGATGCGCTGCGCGAGCTGTTCGTGATCGAGACCTCCCCGTTCCCCAGCGAGACGGCCATGTTCGCCGATCTGATTCTGCCCGAACACACTTACCTCGAGCGCCTGCAAGATGCGCCGACCTATCCGTTTCAGGGCTGGCCGATGGCGCAATTGCGGGTCCCGGCGATCAAGCCGCTGTACGACACCAGGTTCTTTGGCGATATGGTGTTTGAGATCGGCAAACGCATCAAAGGACCGATGGGTGACTATTACAAGGCGATGGATAGCTCGGAAAATCTGTTGCGCCATCTGGCCAAGGGGTTCGAGCAGGACCCGGGCGACAATGGTGTCAATTCCTTCGAGAGCTGGAAGGAAAAGGGAGTCTGGTACAAGAAGCGTTATCTGTGGCGTCAGATCGATGGCGATTTTTTCGAATGGGACGGCAGCGGTTACAACAAACCGATGCGCCCCGAAGCGGTCAAGGCGGAGTTGTTCAAAACCGTCTCGGGCCGGTTTGAGTTCCGTTCCTCCTGGCTGGAGCAACACGGCGACTGGATTGCCGACAAGACCGGACGCGATCAAAACAAGTTGATGTTCCCGCACTGGGAAGAACCAAAGCATCCCGGCGGCGGCGATCTGTATATGGTCACCCCCAAGGTCGCCCTGCATGCCGAGGGACGCGGCGGTAATCTGCCGGTGGCCATCGCCAACATGCAGCCGGCACTGGGGGGTCGCAATACCGTGTATATCGAAATCAATCCGGTGACCGCCAGGGAGCGGGGCATCGACGACGGCGATCGGGTCCGCATCAAATCGGCGATCGGCAGCATCGAAGGTTTTTGCAAGTACTTCGAGGGCGTACGCCCCGACACGCTGGTCTTCCCGATGGAACACGGGCACTGGGCACACGGTCGCTGGGCCAAGGGGCGTCTCCCCGGTCACAGTGGCGAGATTACGGTCAACCAGTCCGACCGCATTACCGGCCAGTGCAACTACTACACCACCAAGGTCAGCATCGAGCGGGCCTGA